Proteins from a genomic interval of Drosophila melanogaster chromosome 2R:
- the TAF1C-like gene encoding TATA box-binding protein-associated factor RNA polymerase I subunit C-like, with product MPRRYQTALNSAKYSAQVKTKTSDNESDSEDDLPPDQDAEDNNEPDNLRSILENAPHFSYPGLNTGMLGQLLYDHQDNPKQDLPNCSVTVPLPLFLAKDGQTPRVEACVQRPFRYDDWTRQLQLGKAIFDRRLKNMRQRVQKQEQGVHDASLFEMAEHIAQQENSFFRDSYDYYYTGGNLNTIPFDGNDQLAMHVSGNKLRDLHFSRDYGEAEFWQPLHSATIEESSSEVFELLPLHNLNRSQMFLARLLKEVSLYELKCKDEQDSDSDYELIRHCMFSSQVAPFTSAAQSLANANTLALASQDRSLRFVDISTQQDIAKLDVCLLKGLKKTSSTWAQLKQAEESTFHCLTQPVLFTVDVRCNLPLNPCFASGVHSKACERFSCLAKGVNPNLLYVASNHNFHCLDIRCLGKKLTDRAVVTWTHQMTYPPCFIDTSVHQDSEYIALGGLLPKDLRICELQGAQAKSVDEMFSPAIPFAPVTLEEALIDARLGGFVDVYADIAERVTTCITGMRFIGLEGASDQAFTQLLTSNSLGDVYCQRLTLRDEEEHVQQIRTGTHTTEAIRYLANAVNERVQRENIRCTQVQSIPEIRDIFRDGAKRSKPEEKPLIVEEIEIDYGIEDTDVSEDESPASEKVKEEPSESKKGGKKTPKKKTKVKPKRQPKRKAASKRNVKKQKSISRGPWQKSAYKLSHYTDMMSTRLLDVWDMEEYDTTRDVTREMFDERIKGKELEPEQRMANWLEQLPSQTVVPTEDEVTEGNPDMVPGTSLPKLYGATTANYSVIPALNSDQDIGERLLSPKKESPVEFGREYSILLPGQNTIIEDYPCAPPAKRPKVKHVKGF from the coding sequence ATGCCGCGACGCTATCAAACAGCTCTCAATTCGGCCAAATACAGTGCCCAGGTCAAGACCAAAACTAGTGACAACGAATCCGATTCCGAAGATGATCTTCCGCCGGATCAAGATGCTGAGGATAACAATGAGCCAGATAATCTGCGCAGCATTTTGGAAAATGCGCCGCACTTCTCTTATCCCGGCTTGAACACTGGAATGTTGGGCCAACTCTTGTACGATCATCAGGATAATCCGAAGCAGGACTTGCCAAATTGCTCGGTTACGGTGCCGCTACCCCTCTTCCTGGCAAAGGATGGACAAACTCCCCGAGTGGAGGCATGCGTCCAAAGGCCATTCCGCTACGACGATTGGACACGGCAATTGCAATTAGGCAAGGCTATATTTGATAGGCGACTTAAAAATATGAGACAGCGTGTACAGAAGCAGGAGCAAGGTGTACACGATGCCAGTCTGTTTGAGATGGCTGAGCACATAGCCCAACAGGAGAATTCCTTCTTCAGGGACAGCTACGATTACTACTACACAGGCGGAAACCTAAACACGATTCCGTTTGATGGAAACGATCAGCTGGCCATGCATGTCAGCGGTAATAAGCTCAGAGATTTGCACTTTTCCCGAGATTATGGTGAGGCGGAGTTTTGGCAACCATTGCATTCGGCTACGATAGAGGAATCCTCCAGCGAAGTCTTTGAACTTCTTCCGCTCCACAATTTAAATCGCAGTCAAATGTTCCTGGCACGGTTGCTGAAGGAGGTTTCCCTATACGAACTTAAATGCAAAGACGAACaggattcggattcagattaCGAACTCATTCGCCATTGCATGTTTAGCAGTCAAGTAGCTCCTTTTACAAGCGCTGCACAATCATTGGCCAATGCCAATACATTGGCCTTAGCTAGCCAGGATAGGTCTTTGCGCTTCGTGGATATTTCGACACAACAGGATATAGCCAAGCTTGATGTTTGCTTGCTAAAAGGACTGAAGAAAACCTCGAGTACCTGGGCACAGTTAAAGCAAGCAGAGGAAAGCACCTTTCACTGCCTAACACAGCCAGTTTTGTTTACCGTAGATGTGCGATGCAATCTGCCTCTGAATCCCTGCTTTGCCAGCGGCGTTCACTCAAAAGCTTGCGAGAGGTTCTCTTGTTTGGCCAAGGGTGTGAATCCTAATCTCTTGTATGTGGCTAGTAATCACAACTTCCACTGTTTGGATATCAGATGCTTGGGTAAAAAGCTGACCGATCGAGCTGTCGTCACCTGGACGCATCAGATGACCTATCCACCCTGTTTTATTGACACAAGCGTTCACCAGGACAGTGAATATATTGCGTTAGGTGGACTCTTACCCAAAGATTTGCGAATTTGTGAACTGCAAGGAGCTCAGGCAAAAAGTGTCGATGAAATGTTCTCGCCGGCAATACCATTTGCGCCGGTAACCCTGGAAGAAGCTTTAATAGATGCTCGCTTGGGAGGATTTGTGGATGTCTATGCTGATATAGCAGAGCGGGTAACGACCTGCATTACAGGAATGCGCTTTATTGGCTTAGAGGGGGCCAGTGATCAAGCTTTTACCCAGTTGCTAACCTCCAACAGCTTGGGAGATGTTTACTGCCAAAGACTAACGCTTAGGGATGAAGAGGAGCATGTCCAGCAGATCAGAACCGGAACTCATACAACGGAAGCCATTCGCTACCTTGCCAATGCCGTTAATGAGCGCGTCCAACGCGAGAACATCCGCTGCACACAAGTCCAGTCGATACCAGAGATAAGAGACATCTTTCGAGATGGTGCCAAAAGATCAAAACCTGAAGAAAAACCTTTAATCGTAGAGGAAATCGAAATTGACTATGGCATAGAAGATACTGATGTTTCAGAAGATGAAAGCCCAGCCTCTGAAAAGGTAAAGGAAGAACCTTCGGAATCCAAGAAAGGTGGTAAGAAAACGCCTAAGAAAAAAACCAAGGTGAAACCAAAACGGCAACCCAAAAGGAAAGCTGCCAGTAAGAGAAATGTTAAAAAGCAGAAGAGCATCAGTCGCGGTCCCTGGCAGAAATCCGCTTACAAGCTGTCCCACTACACGGACATGATGTCGACCCGTTTGCTGGACGTGTGGGATATGGAGGAGTACGACACCACACGAGACGTAACAAGAGAAATGTTCGATGAGCGTATAAAGGGGAAGGAGCTGGAACCTGAACAACGCATGGCCAATTGGTTGGAACAATTGCCCAGTCAGACAGTGGTACCCACTGAGGACGAGGTGACCGAGGGAAATCCCGACATGGTTCCCGGTACAAGTCTACCAAAGCTATATGGCGCCACTACAGCGAACTATTCAGTCATTCCAGCCCTTAATTCCGATCAGGACATCGGAGAGCGCCTTTTGAGTCCCAAAAAGGAATCGCCTGTTGAATTTGGCCGCGAGTATTCTATCTTGCTGCCCGGCCAGAATACTATCATCGAGGACTATCCCTGTGCCCCGCCAGCTAAGAGGCCCAAGGTTAAACACGTAAAGGGTTTCTAG
- the CG46395 gene encoding uncharacterized protein produces the protein MLHGDQDKPKMAKRSVGYALKRRNDRFVVEPIEGIVNPAYEPDLGGDTSSTSDINRKWQV, from the coding sequence ATGCTGCACGGCGATCAAGATAAGCCCAAAATGGCAAAACGATCTGTGGGATACGCCCTCAAACGCAGGAATGATCGTTTTGTGGTCGAGCCCATCGAGGGAATCGTGAATCCAGCCTACGAACCCGATCTTGGTGGAGATACATCCTCAACCAGTGACATCAATCGAAAATGGCAAGTATAA